A genomic window from Sphingobacterium sp. BN32 includes:
- a CDS encoding TetR/AcrR family transcriptional regulator: MENRKDQIIEAALKRFSHFGFQKTTMNEIADDLRITKANLYYYYPDKTSLILAVLHYVIDEIHADELKLINKYKGNLIDTLIGILEMRASFLRKYYVLNIAENLDWLKGMDIQCTMEAFYNRDIECIAVLFEKAIAAGEVELENAQDAAAAYVELTKGVSILHTVSDIITGIPNEQNVELILASQIRATKLIFAGKIK; this comes from the coding sequence ATGGAAAATCGTAAGGATCAAATCATCGAAGCAGCGCTAAAACGCTTCTCGCATTTTGGTTTTCAAAAAACCACAATGAACGAGATTGCTGATGATTTGCGAATTACCAAAGCAAATCTGTATTACTATTATCCCGACAAAACAAGCCTTATTCTAGCCGTTTTGCATTATGTGATTGATGAGATACATGCAGATGAGCTTAAACTTATCAACAAGTACAAAGGTAATCTAATTGACACTTTAATAGGCATATTGGAAATGCGAGCTTCCTTTCTACGGAAGTACTATGTGCTTAATATCGCCGAGAATTTAGATTGGTTGAAGGGCATGGATATTCAATGTACCATGGAAGCTTTTTATAACCGCGATATTGAGTGTATCGCTGTATTGTTTGAAAAGGCGATTGCAGCGGGAGAGGTGGAACTCGAAAATGCGCAAGATGCTGCGGCTGCCTATGTAGAGCTGACAAAAGGGGTAAGTATTTTGCATACGGTGTCGGATATTATTACCGGCATACCGAACGAACAGAATGTAGAACTCATATTAGCCAGCCAGATACGAGCAACCAAGTTAATATTTGCAGGAAAAATTAAATAG
- a CDS encoding NUDIX domain-containing protein, with translation MQTHFTIDCVIFSFDEGQLKILLAERNEYPYKEWWALPGYFVNKYEEMEDAVSRILLEMTGLKDIYMDQLAAFAGVKRHPEGRILTVAYMALVQMEEVKNKIAPTSDYMRQLKWFPVSELPELAFDHRDIITLSLERLKKSVTYSTAPYELLPTKFTLTQLQQVYESILNKKLDKRNFRKKINNLGYLKELNEYQKGVSYRAAKLYSFDKRKFHKQFSQD, from the coding sequence TTGCAGACGCATTTTACCATTGATTGTGTGATCTTTAGTTTCGATGAAGGTCAATTAAAAATACTTTTAGCAGAAAGAAACGAATATCCGTATAAAGAATGGTGGGCTTTACCCGGCTATTTTGTCAACAAATATGAAGAAATGGAAGACGCCGTTTCTCGTATCCTTTTGGAGATGACAGGCCTAAAAGACATCTATATGGATCAATTGGCGGCTTTTGCTGGAGTTAAGCGACATCCGGAGGGTAGAATTCTTACGGTCGCTTATATGGCTTTGGTACAAATGGAGGAGGTGAAAAATAAAATTGCGCCAACCTCAGATTATATGCGTCAGTTAAAATGGTTTCCAGTTTCTGAATTACCGGAGCTCGCATTTGACCATCGCGATATTATTACGTTAAGTTTAGAAAGATTGAAGAAGTCTGTTACATACTCGACGGCTCCCTATGAATTATTGCCAACCAAATTTACGCTCACACAACTGCAACAAGTGTATGAGTCTATTCTGAATAAAAAACTCGATAAACGTAACTTCCGGAAAAAAATCAACAACCTGGGGTATCTGAAAGAGTTGAACGAATATCAGAAAGGAGTGTCCTATAGAGCAGCCAAACTGTACTCTTTTGACAAAAGAAAGTTCCATAAACAATTTTCACAAGACTAA
- the pfkA gene encoding 6-phosphofructokinase, whose translation MNNIRRIGVYTSGGDAPGMNAAIRAVVRTALYHNLEVTGIYRGYEGMIEGDFKNLVSRSVSSILQKGGTMLKSARCPEFRTPEGRKKAYDNIKAANIDALVAIGGDGTFTGAEIFSKEYDIPVMCIPGTIDNDLYGTDYTLGFDTANNTVIESIDKIKDTAASHNRLFFVEVMGRDSGSIALYAGVAGGAEAIMLPEKDTAIDELIDMLEVAKDRNKTSMIVIVAEGDKNGGAYNVAKRVKEKFDFYDTKVSILGHLQRGGSPSSFDRILATRMGYFAVNELLRGNTRGTVGIRGSKITSTSLEEALRNKEFKLDEELITISEVMNI comes from the coding sequence ATGAATAACATCAGAAGAATTGGAGTTTATACTTCTGGAGGTGACGCTCCGGGTATGAACGCTGCCATTCGAGCCGTCGTCAGAACTGCATTATATCATAATTTAGAAGTTACAGGAATATACAGAGGATACGAGGGGATGATTGAGGGTGACTTTAAAAACTTAGTAAGCCGTTCGGTAAGTTCTATCCTGCAAAAAGGTGGAACCATGCTCAAATCGGCGCGCTGTCCGGAATTCAGAACGCCGGAAGGTCGTAAGAAAGCCTACGATAATATCAAAGCGGCTAATATAGATGCTTTAGTCGCTATAGGCGGGGACGGTACTTTTACTGGAGCTGAGATTTTTTCTAAAGAATATGACATTCCGGTAATGTGCATTCCTGGCACAATCGACAACGACCTTTATGGTACCGATTATACCTTAGGCTTTGACACAGCAAACAATACTGTTATCGAATCAATCGATAAAATAAAAGATACTGCCGCATCACATAATCGATTATTTTTCGTTGAAGTGATGGGTAGGGATTCGGGAAGTATTGCTCTATATGCAGGCGTAGCGGGCGGTGCTGAAGCGATTATGCTTCCAGAGAAGGATACAGCGATCGATGAACTGATCGATATGCTGGAAGTTGCGAAAGATCGTAATAAGACCTCCATGATCGTTATTGTGGCAGAGGGCGATAAAAACGGTGGAGCCTATAATGTAGCAAAACGGGTGAAAGAAAAATTTGATTTTTATGACACAAAAGTTAGTATATTAGGACATCTGCAACGTGGGGGATCACCAAGCAGTTTCGATAGAATATTAGCAACCCGTATGGGCTATTTTGCAGTTAACGAACTGCTGCGAGGCAATACTCGAGGAACTGTAGGAATCCGAGGCAGTAAAATCACCTCAACCAGTCTAGAAGAAGCGCTTAGAAATAAGGAGTTTAAGCTAGATGAAGAACTGATAACGATTTCCGAAGTAATGAACATTTAA